Proteins encoded in a region of the Polyodon spathula isolate WHYD16114869_AA chromosome 41, ASM1765450v1, whole genome shotgun sequence genome:
- the LOC121305080 gene encoding soluble scavenger receptor cysteine-rich domain-containing protein SSC5D-like yields the protein MQKFSKVKQYPKNTPVQDSLLLQTIANPSAHYHIPPSPHCCKSISTLPYPRLHTAANPSPHYHTPVSTLLQIHLHTTIPPSPHCCKSISTLPYPRLHTAANPSAHYHTPVSTLLQIHLHTTTYPRLHTAANPSPHYHIPPSPHCCKSISTLPYPRLHTAANPSPHYHTPVSTLLQIHLHTTIPPSPHCCKSISTLPHTPVSTLLQIHLHTTIPPSPHCCKSISTLPHTPVSTLLQIHLHTTTYPRLHTAANPSPHYHTPVSTLLQIHLHTTIPPSPHCCKSISTLPYPRLHTAANPSPHYHTPVSTLLQIHLHTTTYPRLHTAANPSPHYHIPPSPHCCNSISTLPYPRLHLQENKIRNCEQTDCRGDVRAERSSHADRQCRQ from the exons ATGCAAAAATTCTCCAAAGTGAAGCAGTACCCCAAAAA CACACCAGTGCAGGATTCTCTGTTACTGCAAACTATTGCAAATCCATCTGCACACTACCACATACCCCCgtctccacactgctgcaaatcCATCTCCACACTACCATACCCCCgtctccacactgctgcaaatcCATCTCCACACTACCATACCCCCgtctccacactgctgcaaatcCATCTCCACACTACCATACCCCCgtctccacactgctgcaaatcCATCTCCACACTACCATACCCCCgtctccacactgctgcaaatcCATCTGCACACTACCATACCCCCgtctccacactgctgcaaatcCATCTCCACACTACCACATACCCCCgtctccacactgctgcaaatcCATCTCCACACTACCACATACCCCCgtctccacactgctgcaaatcCATCTCCACACTACCATACCCCCgtctccacactgctgcaaatcCATCTCCACACTACCATACCCCCgtctccacactgctgcaa atcCATCTCCACACTACCATACCCCCgtctccacactgctgcaaatcCATCTCCACACTACCAC ATACCCCCgtctccacactgctgcaaatcCATCTCCACACTACCATACCCCCgtctccacactgctgcaa atcCATCTCCACACTACCACATACCCCCgtctccacactgctgcaaatcCATCTCCACACTACCACATACCCCCgtctccacactgctgcaaatcCATCTCCACACTACCATACCCCCgtctccacactgctgcaaatcCATCTCCACACTAC CATACCCCCgtctccacactgctgcaaatcCATCTCCACACTACCATACCCCCgtctccacactgctgcaaatcCATCTCCACACTACCATACCCCCgtctccacactgctgcaaatcCATCTCCACACTACCACATACCCTCgtctccacactgctgcaaatcCATCTCCACACTACCACATACCCCCGTCTCCACACTGCTGCAACTCCATCTCCACACTACCATACCCCCGTCTTCACTTGCAGGAAAACAAAATACGTAACTGTGAACAGACTgactgtaggggtgacgtcagggcAGAAAGGAGTTCACACGCAGACAGGCAGTGCCGGcagtga